Proteins encoded in a region of the Marinobacter arenosus genome:
- the ccmA gene encoding cytochrome c biogenesis heme-transporting ATPase CcmA, whose amino-acid sequence MSEPLLQAANLQCERDERILFRDLSFSILPGTVTRVEGANGTGKTTLLRILAGLNDAWSGDVLWRGQSRTTHREEFLRNTLYLGHRPGIKALLTPLENLRALTASRRPTTDSVLREALAGTGLDGFQDVPCRKLSAGQQRRVALARLLIADEPLWLLDEVFTAIDADGVRAIEALLQHRADEGGAVVVTTHHNLQLPGMHRVVLGGELSDER is encoded by the coding sequence ATGTCTGAGCCGTTACTACAGGCTGCCAATCTGCAGTGTGAACGAGATGAGCGGATACTCTTCCGTGACCTTTCGTTTTCCATACTGCCCGGTACAGTCACCCGTGTCGAGGGTGCCAATGGCACGGGCAAAACCACACTGCTCCGGATTCTGGCCGGGCTCAACGATGCCTGGTCGGGCGACGTACTCTGGCGCGGGCAGTCACGGACAACCCACCGGGAAGAGTTTCTGCGCAATACGCTGTATCTGGGCCACAGGCCCGGCATCAAGGCATTGCTAACACCGTTGGAAAACCTCCGGGCGTTGACGGCATCCCGCCGACCGACGACCGACTCCGTGTTGCGCGAGGCGCTGGCGGGTACCGGGCTGGACGGCTTTCAGGATGTCCCCTGCCGCAAGCTGTCTGCCGGTCAGCAACGCCGGGTGGCCCTTGCCCGCCTGCTGATTGCCGACGAGCCTCTCTGGTTGCTCGATGAAGTGTTTACCGCCATTGATGCAGACGGTGTCCGCGCCATAGAGGCGTTGCTGCAGCATCGTGCGGATGAGGGCGGTGCCGTGGTCGTCACCACCCACCACAACCTGCAACTGCCGGGCATGCATCGGGTCGTTCTGGGCGGAGAGTTGAGCGATGAACGCTGA
- a CDS encoding chemotaxis protein CheW: MPDEKLTRLSDPASAIASYLDDLLHTATDSALLEESVVEAPAPEASPQVDEPPVPEPVIEKAPAPETPEPERVTGPQTELQPAASEPPSRPDWSGAPFECLIFTVAGLQLAVPLILLGAIHRVEEEIRPIPGSPRWYMGIRPDRDQNLRVVDTAEWIMAGRVPENARDNYRFVIRLDNSEWGLACDDVAQSFTLKPDEVRWRTARSKRPWLAGTVIDHMCALIDVRTMADLLVRAEREHHLDLS; the protein is encoded by the coding sequence ATGCCTGACGAAAAATTGACGAGACTGTCTGACCCGGCCAGCGCCATCGCCAGTTATCTGGATGACCTCCTGCATACGGCGACGGATAGCGCCCTGCTGGAAGAGTCGGTCGTAGAGGCTCCGGCACCTGAAGCCAGCCCGCAGGTAGACGAGCCGCCAGTCCCGGAGCCGGTCATCGAGAAGGCGCCGGCTCCGGAAACGCCGGAACCCGAGCGTGTCACCGGACCGCAGACCGAGTTGCAGCCGGCAGCCTCCGAACCGCCATCCCGGCCCGATTGGTCCGGTGCTCCGTTCGAATGCCTGATCTTTACGGTGGCCGGTCTGCAGTTGGCGGTTCCGCTGATTCTGCTGGGCGCGATTCATCGCGTTGAAGAGGAAATCCGGCCGATCCCGGGAAGCCCGCGCTGGTACATGGGCATACGGCCTGATCGGGATCAGAACCTGAGGGTGGTGGATACCGCCGAATGGATCATGGCGGGACGAGTGCCCGAGAATGCCCGTGACAACTATCGCTTTGTTATTCGACTGGACAACAGCGAATGGGGACTGGCCTGTGACGACGTGGCGCAGTCCTTCACGCTGAAACCGGATGAGGTGCGCTGGCGAACCGCCCGAAGCAAGCGACCCTGGCTGGCCGGAACGGTCATCGATCACATGTGCGCCCTCATTGACGTGCGCACCATGGCCGACCTTCTTGTCCGGGCTGAACGTGAGCACCATCTCGACCTGAGTTGA
- a CDS encoding chemotaxis protein CheW → MAAPSGQHNQVQDDQVLQYVTFRLDDETYGLNVMQIQEVLRYTEIAPVPGAPDYVLGIINLRGNVVTVIDTRRRFGLADAEVTDATRIVVMESANQVMGILVDSVAEVVYLKSSEIETAPNVGNEESAKFIQGVCNKDGELIILVEFDKMLSENEWAEIAAL, encoded by the coding sequence ATGGCAGCCCCGAGCGGACAACACAATCAGGTCCAGGACGATCAGGTACTGCAGTACGTGACCTTCCGTCTGGATGACGAGACCTACGGTCTGAACGTCATGCAGATACAGGAAGTGCTGAGATACACGGAGATAGCGCCTGTACCGGGTGCTCCCGATTATGTCCTCGGCATCATCAACCTGCGGGGCAATGTTGTCACGGTCATCGACACCCGTCGCCGGTTTGGTCTGGCGGATGCGGAAGTGACCGACGCGACCCGGATCGTAGTGATGGAATCCGCTAACCAGGTAATGGGTATTCTGGTGGATTCTGTGGCTGAGGTGGTCTACCTGAAGTCCAGTGAAATTGAGACTGCACCGAACGTGGGTAACGAGGAAAGTGCCAAGTTTATCCAGGGCGTGTGCAACAAGGATGGTGAACTGATCATCCTGGTTGAATTCGACAAAATGTTGTCAGAGAACGAATGGGCTGAAATCGCCGCACTGTAA
- a CDS encoding EscU/YscU/HrcU family type III secretion system export apparatus switch protein yields the protein MTNGTTRQAANAAVALKYEGEQAPIIAATGTHELAEEIIRIAREHNVPLYENAELASILARLSLNEEIPESLYRVIAEILAFAFHIRGRTPDDARPANRESD from the coding sequence ATGACCAATGGTACGACCAGACAGGCCGCCAACGCGGCCGTCGCGCTGAAATACGAGGGCGAGCAGGCTCCAATCATTGCCGCCACCGGCACTCATGAACTGGCAGAGGAAATTATCCGGATAGCCCGGGAGCACAATGTGCCGCTTTATGAGAACGCCGAATTGGCCAGCATTCTGGCCCGACTCTCGCTTAATGAGGAAATTCCGGAGAGCCTGTACCGGGTGATCGCCGAGATACTGGCCTTCGCCTTCCACATCCGGGGCCGGACACCCGACGATGCCCGACCCGCAAACCGGGAAAGCGACTGA
- a CDS encoding ParA family protein, protein MRIWAVANQKGGVGKTTSVVALGGLLAERGKRVLVVDLDPHGSLTSWFGYDPDTIAHSVFDLFQHQGKVPVGLPAQLITETSCNGMSLLPASTALATLERRMVGVEGMGLIVSRALAQLWDDFDYVLLDNTPSLGVLMVNALAAAQHLVIPVQTEFLAIKGLERMLHTLKMIMRSQKNELPYTIVPTLYDRRTQASVKSLNLLRKTYSDSLWRFAVPVDTKFRDASQSGVVPSALDAETHGVRAYAHLLEDLLARTGSVKERQHA, encoded by the coding sequence GTGCGAATCTGGGCTGTAGCCAATCAAAAGGGCGGTGTGGGTAAGACCACTTCCGTGGTGGCGTTGGGCGGTTTACTGGCCGAACGTGGCAAGCGTGTGCTTGTGGTTGATCTTGATCCCCACGGTTCACTCACGAGTTGGTTCGGATACGACCCGGATACCATTGCCCACAGCGTGTTCGACCTTTTCCAGCACCAGGGCAAGGTGCCCGTGGGGCTACCGGCCCAGCTGATCACTGAAACGAGCTGTAACGGGATGTCCCTGCTGCCTGCCAGCACCGCTTTGGCGACGCTGGAGCGTCGGATGGTGGGGGTCGAGGGCATGGGGCTGATCGTCTCCCGCGCGCTGGCGCAGTTATGGGACGATTTCGATTACGTGCTGCTGGATAACACACCATCGCTCGGGGTGTTGATGGTGAATGCGTTGGCGGCCGCCCAGCACCTGGTTATTCCGGTACAGACCGAATTTCTGGCCATCAAGGGCCTCGAGCGGATGCTGCATACCCTGAAAATGATCATGCGGTCCCAGAAAAACGAGCTGCCATACACCATCGTTCCTACGCTGTACGATCGCCGTACCCAAGCGTCGGTGAAGAGCCTGAATCTGCTTCGAAAAACCTACTCGGACAGCCTCTGGCGGTTTGCCGTTCCTGTGGATACCAAGTTCCGGGATGCCAGTCAGTCAGGCGTTGTGCCATCGGCGCTGGATGCGGAAACCCACGGTGTACGCGCTTATGCCCACCTGCTTGAGGACTTGCTGGCCCGCACCGGTTCCGTGAAGGAGCGTCAGCATGCCTGA
- the motD gene encoding flagellar motor protein MotD, whose product MRRRRQPQEDLHNKERWLISYADFITLLFAFFVVMYSVSSVNEGKYKVLSETLTGVFNAPQRSVEPIAVGEQPPRSTATPSDAVIPPAVTEAPRNSESDAQARTEALRTMADQLAMEFDELIEQGVVTMETSDRWLELNLPNSLLFGSGDAEPHYDAFEVVQKIARVLRDRDNAVKVEGFTDNQPINTPRFPSNWELSTARAAAVVRMLTMEGVEPERMAAVGYGRFQPVARNDTNEGRRRNRRVVLLISRDASVRGAMR is encoded by the coding sequence ATGCGGCGGCGTAGGCAACCCCAGGAAGATCTCCACAACAAGGAACGCTGGCTGATTTCCTATGCGGATTTCATCACCCTCCTGTTCGCGTTTTTTGTGGTCATGTACTCCGTTTCCTCCGTTAACGAAGGCAAATACAAAGTCCTCTCCGAAACCCTGACCGGCGTGTTCAATGCGCCGCAGCGATCCGTTGAGCCGATTGCGGTGGGCGAGCAGCCGCCGCGATCTACCGCGACCCCGTCCGATGCCGTGATCCCGCCGGCAGTCACCGAGGCCCCGCGTAATTCAGAGAGTGATGCCCAGGCCCGAACCGAAGCCCTCCGGACCATGGCCGACCAACTTGCTATGGAATTCGATGAACTGATCGAGCAGGGTGTGGTGACGATGGAGACCAGCGACCGATGGCTGGAACTCAATCTGCCGAACAGTCTCCTGTTTGGCAGTGGAGACGCCGAGCCGCACTACGATGCCTTTGAGGTGGTGCAGAAGATCGCCAGGGTTCTGCGCGATCGTGATAACGCGGTCAAGGTGGAAGGGTTTACGGACAACCAGCCCATCAATACACCGAGATTCCCCTCTAACTGGGAGCTTTCAACCGCCCGGGCAGCCGCGGTGGTTCGAATGCTGACGATGGAAGGGGTCGAGCCGGAGCGGATGGCAGCGGTCGGTTATGGTCGGTTTCAGCCGGTTGCCCGCAATGATACCAACGAGGGCCGGAGGCGAAATCGGCGGGTCGTTCTCCTGATTTCCCGTGATGCCAGTGTCCGTGGCGCGATGCGCTGA
- a CDS encoding DUF2802 domain-containing protein, translating to MFAEIPSYLPWGLTVLALSLVLIQGVAHGRQIRQLKTSLKDRCDILGRELHATTSGSVGVGQRLVACERQLHELRTTLDEMRQNDPLRISYDEASRLVDLGADIDDLMNTCGISRPEAELVSALKRRQVA from the coding sequence ATGTTTGCAGAAATTCCGTCCTACCTCCCCTGGGGGCTGACTGTTCTGGCCCTTTCGCTGGTTCTGATCCAGGGCGTTGCTCACGGGCGCCAGATCCGGCAGCTGAAAACCTCGCTCAAGGACCGCTGCGATATCCTTGGCCGGGAGCTGCACGCGACCACCAGCGGCAGCGTCGGCGTCGGCCAGCGGCTGGTCGCCTGCGAACGACAGCTCCACGAACTGCGAACCACGCTGGACGAGATGCGCCAGAACGACCCGCTGCGAATCTCCTACGATGAAGCCTCCCGGCTGGTCGACCTGGGTGCCGACATCGACGACCTCATGAATACCTGCGGTATCTCCCGCCCCGAAGCCGAGCTGGTCTCCGCGTTGAAACGGCGACAGGTGGCCTAA
- the fliK gene encoding flagellar hook-length control protein FliK, which yields MNLDNVPPSARQQLDALLANRQTTLARVAEIITRQGNATSEVLLDVRGKSLLVDAAIGNTRLETGDWVKVMRAGNELQLMGKLAPAQETGIARALVQHMPWQQNLESGLTKLLSSLTQGLKPEPVPGQLPSARPSQPLPEAARQSIQQVLARLPSTTTLTPGSGRQDQPLQQIKQWINESGLFAESRLTQTPSANLPDLKLAIGRVITALLAQQGQGPEHFNRLTPLASPELVMAPLQFPQAPVQTSAPSSASESTTVGQMLRLLAGMLNRITVNQLHSQVLTARAGGDAPAPLSTLLLELPWVTPQNEPRVAQLRLEQYPDDRANQEKTQKAAASEWRLSLAMDLDEAGPLHFDVTLRQQSVSARVWAEKQSTLRQVNEELPLLRQSLTDLGLEVTDLECRRGTPQTSATRLEHRLVDTRA from the coding sequence GTGAACCTGGACAATGTGCCGCCGTCGGCGCGACAGCAGCTTGACGCGTTGCTGGCCAATCGGCAAACCACACTGGCGCGGGTCGCCGAGATTATCACCCGACAGGGGAATGCAACGTCCGAGGTGCTTCTGGACGTTCGGGGCAAGTCTTTGCTGGTCGACGCGGCCATTGGCAACACTCGCCTGGAAACCGGTGACTGGGTCAAGGTCATGCGGGCAGGCAATGAATTGCAGTTGATGGGCAAGCTGGCACCGGCCCAGGAAACCGGTATCGCACGAGCCCTGGTCCAGCACATGCCCTGGCAGCAAAATCTGGAGAGCGGCCTCACGAAATTGCTGTCCAGCCTGACCCAGGGATTGAAGCCAGAACCCGTTCCCGGCCAGTTGCCCTCGGCACGGCCGAGCCAACCCTTGCCGGAAGCAGCCCGACAAAGCATTCAGCAGGTGCTCGCCCGCTTGCCCTCGACCACCACGCTCACCCCCGGCAGCGGCCGTCAGGATCAGCCGCTGCAACAGATCAAGCAATGGATCAACGAAAGCGGTCTGTTTGCCGAATCGAGACTGACCCAAACGCCCTCTGCCAACCTGCCAGATCTGAAACTGGCGATCGGACGGGTCATTACCGCCCTGCTCGCCCAGCAGGGCCAGGGCCCGGAGCATTTTAACCGGCTGACACCTCTGGCCAGCCCGGAGCTCGTGATGGCTCCCCTGCAGTTTCCCCAGGCCCCGGTCCAAACATCGGCTCCCTCCTCCGCCAGCGAATCAACCACCGTCGGCCAGATGCTTCGGCTTCTGGCGGGCATGCTCAACCGGATTACCGTGAACCAGCTCCACAGCCAGGTACTGACAGCGAGGGCCGGCGGTGACGCGCCCGCACCTCTGTCCACCCTGCTGCTGGAGTTGCCTTGGGTCACCCCCCAGAACGAACCCCGGGTCGCACAGCTGCGCCTGGAGCAATACCCGGACGACCGCGCAAACCAGGAGAAAACGCAGAAAGCTGCCGCCAGTGAATGGCGACTCTCGCTGGCCATGGACCTGGATGAAGCCGGCCCCCTGCACTTCGACGTGACACTGCGCCAGCAATCGGTCAGCGCCCGGGTCTGGGCCGAGAAGCAGAGCACTCTGCGACAGGTTAACGAGGAATTGCCCTTGCTCAGGCAGAGCTTGACCGACCTTGGGCTGGAGGTGACCGATCTGGAGTGTCGACGGGGAACCCCTCAGACGTCGGCCACACGCCTTGAACACAGACTGGTGGATACAAGAGCATGA
- the ccmD gene encoding heme exporter protein CcmD produces the protein MAFDSFAAFLSMEGHGPYVWTCYGAFFLLMAGLMIWSVRRRRAVIQSCRRQFESLENTTGAAATRAAATFTRVNVSQD, from the coding sequence ATGGCGTTTGATTCGTTCGCTGCCTTTCTCTCGATGGAAGGACACGGTCCCTACGTGTGGACCTGTTATGGGGCCTTCTTCCTGCTGATGGCGGGGCTGATGATCTGGTCGGTCCGGCGTCGCCGGGCGGTGATCCAGTCCTGCCGTCGGCAATTTGAATCTCTCGAGAACACGACGGGGGCTGCCGCGACCCGGGCGGCGGCCACGTTCACTCGCGTCAATGTTTCCCAAGACTGA
- a CDS encoding DsbE family thiol:disulfide interchange protein, with product MKRLFLFLPLLIAIVLGIVLFAGIGKDPTKLESALIGKPVPAFSLKDLNNPEAELDESLLRGEVQLLNVWGTWCPACRDEHDDLMWLAQDKGISIVGLNYKDNRADALVWLERLGNPYSTTIYDPKGTLGFDLGVYGAPETFVIDASGVVRYRHVGVVNEKVWQETLLPAINDARGNG from the coding sequence ATGAAGCGGCTTTTCCTGTTTCTTCCCCTGCTGATTGCCATTGTGCTCGGTATCGTCCTGTTCGCCGGTATTGGCAAGGACCCCACCAAACTGGAGTCGGCCCTGATCGGCAAGCCGGTGCCTGCGTTCAGCCTCAAGGACCTCAACAATCCCGAGGCCGAGCTGGACGAGAGCCTGCTTCGTGGAGAAGTCCAGCTGCTGAACGTCTGGGGCACCTGGTGCCCGGCCTGCCGGGACGAACACGATGATCTGATGTGGTTGGCGCAGGACAAAGGTATTTCGATCGTTGGGCTGAACTATAAGGACAACCGGGCAGACGCTCTGGTGTGGCTGGAGCGCCTCGGAAATCCCTACAGCACGACCATTTACGACCCCAAGGGCACTCTGGGCTTTGATCTCGGCGTCTATGGGGCGCCAGAGACCTTCGTGATCGATGCGTCCGGCGTGGTTCGTTATCGCCACGTTGGAGTGGTAAACGAGAAGGTCTGGCAGGAAACCCTGCTTCCGGCGATCAACGACGCCCGGGGGAACGGTTGA
- the ccmB gene encoding heme exporter protein CcmB has product MNAEARPVIKPLSSGVGNVAAMKAVFSRDMKVAFRQRQDLLNPLLFFVMVVTLFPLGVSPEVSFLREAGAGILWVAALLSVLLSLDHLFRHDFDDGTLEQLVLQPQPLFLLVLAKTVAHWALTGLPLVLLAPVLGVMVHLEGNSIAVLCLTLLIGTPVLSLIGSIGAALTLGLRSAGVLLSLLIIPLYIPVLIFGTGTVAAAAEGASVDAYLALMGAFLVLAVTLAPFAASAALRISLSNS; this is encoded by the coding sequence ATGAACGCTGAAGCCCGGCCCGTGATCAAGCCCCTGAGTTCGGGGGTCGGCAATGTTGCCGCCATGAAGGCGGTGTTCAGCCGTGACATGAAGGTGGCGTTTCGACAGCGCCAGGACCTGCTCAACCCGTTGCTGTTTTTTGTCATGGTGGTGACGCTCTTCCCCCTTGGTGTTAGCCCGGAAGTGTCATTCCTGCGGGAAGCCGGTGCGGGTATCCTGTGGGTAGCGGCGCTGTTGTCCGTGCTGCTGTCGCTCGATCACCTGTTCCGGCACGATTTTGATGACGGTACGCTGGAGCAGTTGGTGCTTCAGCCGCAGCCGTTGTTTTTGCTGGTGCTGGCGAAGACGGTGGCACACTGGGCGCTGACCGGGCTGCCGCTGGTGCTGCTGGCCCCGGTTCTTGGGGTCATGGTGCATCTGGAAGGGAACTCCATTGCAGTTTTGTGTCTAACGCTGCTGATTGGTACGCCGGTGCTGAGTCTGATCGGGTCTATTGGCGCGGCGTTGACCCTCGGATTGCGGTCAGCGGGTGTGCTCTTGTCCCTGCTGATCATTCCGCTGTACATTCCGGTCCTGATTTTTGGCACGGGCACGGTCGCCGCGGCTGCCGAGGGAGCGTCGGTTGACGCTTACCTGGCCCTGATGGGGGCTTTCCTCGTCCTGGCAGTCACGCTGGCCCCGTTTGCGGCCTCGGCGGCATTGCGAATCAGCCTGTCAAACAGCTAG
- a CDS encoding heme ABC transporter permease, protein MWQIFHKLGSPKWFFGIATRLMPWLLAGGVLLLMGGIVWGLGFAPKDYLQGNSYRIIFIHVPTAFLAQSVYIMMAVAAVVTLVWRMKLADVFVKAVAPVGLVLTFLALFTGAVWGKPTWGTWWIWDARLTSMLILLFLYGGVIALDRAINDEKSAARAVAVLVLVGVVNIPIIKYSVEWWNTLHQPATFKLTEKPSMPPEMWVPLLLSILGLYLVFGWLACLRMQTEILVREQRTRWVKDHVMAGRA, encoded by the coding sequence ATGTGGCAGATCTTTCATAAACTGGGCTCCCCCAAATGGTTCTTCGGGATTGCAACCCGGTTAATGCCCTGGCTGCTGGCGGGTGGCGTACTGCTGTTAATGGGCGGCATCGTGTGGGGCCTGGGATTTGCGCCCAAGGACTATCTCCAGGGCAACAGTTACCGCATCATTTTTATCCACGTGCCCACAGCGTTCCTGGCGCAGTCCGTCTACATCATGATGGCCGTGGCCGCCGTCGTGACACTGGTGTGGCGAATGAAGCTGGCCGACGTCTTTGTCAAAGCGGTGGCACCGGTTGGCCTGGTGCTGACGTTCCTGGCCCTCTTCACCGGCGCTGTCTGGGGTAAGCCGACCTGGGGAACCTGGTGGATCTGGGATGCCCGGCTCACGTCCATGTTGATCCTGCTGTTCCTCTACGGCGGCGTGATTGCCCTCGATCGGGCGATCAACGATGAGAAATCGGCGGCCCGGGCTGTGGCGGTGCTGGTCTTGGTCGGCGTGGTGAACATCCCTATCATCAAGTATTCGGTGGAGTGGTGGAACACCCTGCACCAGCCGGCAACGTTCAAGCTGACCGAAAAGCCGTCCATGCCGCCTGAGATGTGGGTGCCGCTGTTGCTGTCCATCCTCGGTTTGTACTTGGTGTTTGGCTGGCTTGCCTGCCTGCGTATGCAAACCGAAATTCTGGTCCGTGAGCAACGCACGCGCTGGGTAAAAGATCACGTTATGGCGGGGAGGGCCTGA
- a CDS encoding heme lyase CcmF/NrfE family subunit, with translation MYPELGQLALILALLLAVLLSVVPLAGSVSGRDNLQAFARPLATGMFVFIALAFAVLTHAFLTDDFSVAYVANNSNSLLPWYFKFSAVWGGHEGSLLLWILMLAGWTLAVAVFSRRLPSVMISQVLSVLGMVAVGFLLFIIITSNPFDRLLPNIPADGADLNPLLQDFGLIVHPPMLYMGYVGFSVAFAFAIAALMNGRLDAAWARWSRPWTTVAWAFLSLGIALGSWWAYYELGWGGWWFWDPVENASLLPWLSGTALMHSLAVTEKRGVFKSWTVLLAIVTFSLSLLGTFLVRSGVLTSVHAFASDPERGVFLLGLLAITVIASLTLYAFRAPVVHVRARYGSLSREIFLLLNNVLLVSATLLVAVGTLYPLVLDYLDMGKLSIGEPFFNLTFSPLAVATGLLLGAGIFSRWKKTDGGWLGRKLLWPLAISLVASTAVLIGYGGFKPWAFAGIFSAMWVAVATFWDLWDKSSSRKGRIHGLRRQSRSYYGMVLGHLGLAITIAGATVASNYGIERDVRMVPGDVASVGDYQFVFREIGERQGPNFTAQYGSFDVILDGKRIADLHPEKRQYSVGMSVMTEADIDAGLFRDIFVAIGERISDQAWAIRLQYKPLVRWLWLGSLFMAAGGFLAISDRRYRVRERAGAPERTREGTAGQSDDPAGALS, from the coding sequence ATGTATCCGGAACTCGGACAGCTCGCACTGATTCTCGCGCTGTTGCTGGCAGTGCTCCTTTCCGTCGTGCCCCTGGCAGGTTCTGTCTCCGGGCGGGACAATCTCCAGGCTTTCGCCCGTCCTCTGGCGACCGGCATGTTTGTATTCATTGCCCTGGCCTTCGCGGTACTGACCCATGCCTTCCTGACCGACGATTTTTCCGTCGCCTATGTGGCCAATAACAGCAACAGCCTGTTGCCCTGGTACTTCAAGTTCAGTGCGGTGTGGGGCGGTCACGAAGGGTCGCTGTTGCTCTGGATATTGATGCTGGCAGGCTGGACACTGGCTGTGGCGGTCTTCAGCCGACGCCTGCCGTCCGTGATGATCTCCCAGGTCCTGTCGGTCCTGGGCATGGTCGCGGTTGGTTTTCTACTGTTTATCATTATCACCTCCAATCCGTTTGACCGCCTGCTGCCGAATATTCCGGCGGACGGCGCCGACCTGAATCCGCTGTTGCAGGACTTCGGGCTGATCGTGCATCCGCCCATGCTGTACATGGGTTATGTGGGTTTCTCCGTGGCTTTCGCCTTTGCGATTGCCGCGTTGATGAACGGCCGGCTGGATGCGGCCTGGGCCCGTTGGTCGCGCCCCTGGACCACGGTGGCCTGGGCGTTCCTCTCGCTGGGTATTGCCCTTGGCAGTTGGTGGGCCTACTACGAGCTGGGGTGGGGCGGCTGGTGGTTCTGGGACCCGGTCGAAAACGCCTCGCTCCTGCCCTGGCTCTCCGGCACCGCATTGATGCATTCACTGGCGGTGACTGAAAAACGCGGCGTGTTCAAGAGTTGGACCGTGCTGCTCGCCATCGTTACCTTTTCCCTGAGTTTGCTGGGTACGTTCCTGGTTCGGTCAGGGGTTCTGACGTCGGTTCATGCCTTCGCTTCCGATCCGGAGCGGGGTGTGTTCCTTCTGGGTCTGTTAGCGATCACTGTCATCGCCAGTCTCACGCTTTACGCTTTTCGGGCCCCCGTGGTCCACGTCCGGGCCCGATACGGTTCCTTGTCGCGGGAGATCTTCCTGCTGCTCAACAACGTACTGCTGGTTTCTGCCACCTTGCTGGTTGCCGTGGGCACGTTGTACCCGCTGGTGCTGGATTATCTCGATATGGGCAAACTCTCCATCGGCGAACCCTTCTTCAACCTCACGTTCAGCCCGCTCGCGGTTGCCACGGGCCTGTTGCTCGGCGCCGGTATCTTCTCGCGTTGGAAAAAGACCGACGGGGGCTGGCTTGGCCGCAAACTGTTATGGCCACTGGCGATCAGCCTGGTCGCCAGTACCGCCGTACTGATCGGGTATGGTGGCTTTAAGCCCTGGGCGTTTGCCGGGATCTTTTCCGCCATGTGGGTGGCGGTGGCCACGTTCTGGGACCTTTGGGACAAATCCTCGTCCCGCAAGGGCCGGATCCACGGGCTCAGGCGCCAGTCAAGAAGCTATTACGGCATGGTTCTCGGGCACCTGGGCCTGGCCATCACCATCGCGGGTGCCACCGTGGCTTCGAACTACGGCATCGAGCGGGATGTGCGGATGGTGCCCGGTGATGTCGCCTCGGTGGGTGATTACCAGTTCGTCTTTCGCGAGATCGGCGAGCGCCAGGGGCCCAACTTCACGGCACAATACGGCAGCTTTGATGTGATTCTGGACGGCAAACGGATCGCCGACCTGCACCCGGAAAAGCGGCAGTATTCCGTGGGCATGAGCGTCATGACCGAGGCGGACATTGACGCAGGCCTGTTCCGGGATATTTTCGTTGCCATTGGTGAACGTATCTCGGACCAGGCCTGGGCAATTCGGCTCCAGTACAAGCCTCTGGTGCGCTGGCTATGGTTGGGCTCTCTGTTCATGGCGGCAGGCGGCTTCCTCGCGATCTCCGACCGCCGTTACCGGGTTCGTGAGCGGGCCGGGGCACCCGAACGCACCCGCGAAGGTACCGCGGGTCAGTCTGATGATCCTGCTGGAGCTCTATCATGA
- the ccmE gene encoding cytochrome c maturation protein CcmE, protein MHPIRKKRLTIVLFLVAGIAIAVGLTTYALRQNINLFYDPTQISEGEAPVDVRIRAGGMVEEGSVVRDPNSLKVEFRVTDFNASVPVEYVGILPDLFAEGQGVVAMGQLNGQGRFVADQVLAKHDENYMPPEVADALAKSAKNGQQPAKAGDAPAY, encoded by the coding sequence ATGCACCCGATCCGTAAAAAACGGCTGACCATTGTTCTTTTCCTCGTGGCAGGCATCGCTATTGCGGTAGGTCTGACCACCTACGCGCTCCGTCAGAACATCAACCTGTTCTATGATCCAACCCAGATCTCCGAGGGTGAGGCACCGGTTGATGTCCGGATTCGCGCTGGCGGTATGGTTGAAGAAGGGTCTGTGGTGCGTGATCCCAACAGCCTGAAAGTGGAGTTTCGGGTGACCGACTTCAATGCGTCGGTTCCGGTGGAGTACGTCGGTATCCTGCCCGATCTGTTTGCCGAAGGGCAGGGTGTTGTTGCCATGGGCCAGTTGAACGGTCAGGGTCGTTTCGTTGCGGACCAGGTGCTGGCTAAACACGACGAAAACTATATGCCACCGGAAGTGGCTGACGCGTTGGCGAAATCCGCAAAAAACGGGCAACAGCCGGCCAAGGCTGGCGACGCACCCGCTTACTGA